GGTGAAAAATACGGACGCAGAATGTATTTTTAAAAGTCTGTTCAAAATGAATTTTGAAAATGATATATCGGAAATTCGTCTTGATAGAAAATAACCAAATCGCCGGATAAAAGGACGATAAAAATGAGCTTTGAAAAACTGCTTACTCCCAATTCGGTTGCCGTGGTAGGGGCGTCGGCCAACCCGGACAAGGTGGGGTATGCCGTGCTCAACAACATTATTACCGGAGGATACAAGGGCGCTCTTTATCCGGTCAATCCCAAGGCCGACGAGATACTCGGAAAAAAATGTTATAAAACGCTCTCCGAAATTCCGGGCGAAATCGACAGCGTAGTGGTGGTTGTCAAGCGCGACCAGGTGGTGCCGATCATGGCCGAGTGCGCCGACAAGGCAATCAAGGCGGTCATCATCATCACGGCCGGATTTGCCGAAACGGGCGAGGAGGGAAAGAAGCTCCAGCGGGAAATCACCGAAATCGCGCGCCGCGCCGACATGACCGTGCTCGGGCCGAACTGCCTCGGCGTCATCAACCCGTTTTTCAGGCTCAATGCGTCGTTTGGCCAGCCCATGGGCGAGCCGGGCCCGATCGCCTTTATGTCGCAGTCGGGCGCACTCATCACCGCGGTGCAGGACATTGCGGCAAGCTCCCGCATCGGTTTTTCGCTCCTCGTTTCGATGGGCAACAAGGCGGCGTTTGACGAAGTGCAACTTTTGGAAAACCTCCGCTACGACGGAAACACCAAGGTCATCGCGGCCTACCTCGAAGACATTTCGCGCGGCCAGGACTTCATGCGCGTGGCAGAGCGCGTGGGCAAGCAGAAGCCCATCGTGATCCTCAAGGCGGGCCGCACCCAGGCGGGCGCCCGCGCCGCTTCCTCGCACACGGGAAGCCTCGCCGGCGCCGACGCCGCCTACGACAGCGCGTTCGAGCGCACCGGGGTCATCCGAGTGGATTCGGTGGAACACCTGTTCGATGTGTCAACGGCGCTGGCGTCGCAGCCGCTGCCCGCGGGCGACCGCATTGCCATCGTGACCAACGCGGGCGGCCCCGGCATCATGATGACCGACGCGCTTGAAATGGCTGGCTTGACAGTTGCGAAACTCGACGACGAAACAATCGCCAAGCTCCGCGGCCTGCTGCCGGAGGCGGCGGCGGTACGCAATCCGGTGGACGTGCTCGGCGACGCAAAGGGCGAGCGGTACGGCAGCGCCATGGAAATCCTGCTTGCGAGTCCTGCCATCGACGGGCTCGTGGTGATCCTCACCCCGCAGAAAATGACCGACGACGTGGGCACGGCCAGAGAGATCGTGCGGGTGTCAAAGCAATTCAACAAGCCGGTACTCACCTGTTTCATGGGTGCAAACATCGTGGCTGGGGGCGTTGCGATTCTTCGGGAAAACAAGATCCCCCAGTACGGGATACCGGAGCGCACCGCCAAAACAATGAAGGAAATGGTGGACTATGCCCGGTACAAGGCGCGCAGGCTCCGCATGGTGGAGCGGTTCGCGGTCAACAGAAACCCGGTGATCAAACTGCTGCGCTCGTACCGCAACCGCAATACCCACGAGATCGGCGAGTTCGACTCGAAGGCCATTCTGAAGGCGTACAATTTCGACGTGCCCCGCGGCATCCTCGCCACATCGGTGCCCGAGGCGGTGCGCTTCGCGGCCGAGGCCGGCTTTCCGCTCGCCATGAAGATCTCCAGCCCGGACATACTTCACAAATCGGACGTTGGCGGCGTGCGCATCGGCCTTACGAACACGGCGGCGGTCGAGGACGCGTTCGAGCTCATGATGCTGCGCATCAGGCGCAAGCTGCCCGACGCCGAGATCCGCGGCGTGCTGCTGGAAAAAATGGCCATGGCCGGACGCGAGGTGATCCTCGGCATGAAGCGCGACCCGCAGTTCGGCCCCATGCTGATGTTCGGCCTCGGCGGCATTTTCGTGGAGGTGCTCAAGGACGTCACCTTCGGCCTCGCGCCGGTGACCGCCGCCGAATGCCTCAAGATGATGGAATCCGTCAAGACCTACCGCCTCCTCAAGGGCGCGCGGGGCGAGAAGCCGGTTGATATGGACGCGATCGTGCTCAACCTGCAGCGGCTGTCGCAGCTGGTCATGGACTTTCCCGAAATCGAGGAGGTCGACATCAACCCGCTCAAGGTGGGACAGGAGGGCGACGGCGCCCTGGTGGTGGACGCGCGGATCATCCTTGCAAAGGAGCCGGAATAACATGAACGATTGGAAGGAACGCTACCGGGATAAGTTGACTTATGCGAACGCCGCCATAGGAAAAATCAGGCCCGGCGCCCGCATCTTCATCGGCACGGGCTGCGGACAGCCGCAGCTGCTCGTGGCCGAGCTGGTGTCGGGCAACAACGAGATCATCGACGCGGAGATTTATCATCTGCTCACGCAGGGAGAGGCGCCCTACATCAGCGAGGAATATGTAAAAAAATTCCGCACCTGCAGCTTCTTTCTCGCGCCCAACGTGCGCGAGGGCATCGCCAGCGGCCGCGGCGACTACGTCCCGATATTCCTCTCCGAAATCCCGTCGCTGTTCAAGCAGGGCAGGATCCCGCTTGACGTGGCGCTCATTCAGACCAGCCCGCCCGACAAAAACGGCAACATGAGCCTCGGCATCTCGGTGGACATCGTGAAGGCCGCGGCCGAGAACAGCCTCATGGTGATCGCGGAAGTAAACGAGCGGATGCCGCGCACCTATGGCGATTCGTTCATCCCGGCCGACCTCGTGGACTATATGGTGGAAAGCGACCGTCCCATTATCGAATACAGCCTGCCCCAGCCCGATCCCGCCACCGACGCTATCGCGCGCAACGTGGCCTCGCTCGTGGAAGATGGCGCCACCGTCGAGGTGGGCATCGGCCATATCCCGCAGGCGGTGCTGCGCTACCTTGGCGAGAAGAACGACATCGGCATCCACACCGAAATGTTCAACGACGCAATTATCCCCCTGGTCGAGAAGGGGGTGATCAACGGCAGCCACAAGAGCATCAACCGGGGCAGGATCACGGCGAGCTTCTGCCTGGGCACCCGCAAGCTCTACGACTACATCCATGAAAACCCGATGTTTGAGTTCCGTCCTTCCGAATATGTCAACGACCCGTTCGTTATCGCGCAGCACAACAAGATGGTGGCGATCAACGTCGCCCTCGAGGTCGACATGACCGGCCAGGTGTGCTCCGATTCCATCGGGTTCAACTTCTACAGCGGCGTGGGCGGCCAGGTGGACTTCAACCGCGGCGCGGTGCGCGCCAAGGAGGGAAAGGCCATCATCGCGCTGCCGTCGACCGCCAAGCAGTGGACCAAGTCGCGCATCGTGCCGCGGCTCACCGAGGGCGCGGGCGTCGTGCTCACGCGCGCCGACGTGCATTACGTGGTCACCGAATACGGCATCGCCGAGCTGTTCGGCAAGAACATCCGCGAGCGCGTGCTCGCGCTGGCGCAGGTGGCGCACCCGGATTACCGCAACGAAATCCTCAAAGAGGCCAAGACGCGCAATTACATTTACATGGACCAGAAGGACCTGCCCCTGGCCGGTGTGCCCAAGCCGGGCGAATTCGAGGTTGTCAAGCCGCTCGCCGACGGCACGCAGCTCTTTTTCAGGCCCATACGCGCCACCGACGACAAGCTGTTCCGCGACATGTGCTATGCGCTGTCGGAGCGCTCCATCGCCTTCAGGTTCTTCAAGCCCATCAAGGCGTTCCCGCACCGCTTCATCCAGGACTTCACGGGCGTCGATTTCTCGAAGGACATGGTGATCGTGGGGCTCGTGCAGGACATGGGCGGCGAGCAGATGGTGGGATTGGGCAGCTATCACCTCAACAAGGCGACTAACAAGGCCGAGGTCTCGTTCCTCGTGCGCGACGAATGGCAGGCAAAAGGCATCGGCACCGACCTGCTCGACATGCTCACCGACATCGCGAAGAAGCGCGGCGTGCTCGGGTTCGACGCCGAGGTGCTTGCGCAGAACCAGCCCATGCTCGCGGTGTTTTTCAACTCGGGGTACCAGGTCTCCACCAAGAAACTGGAAGACCTGTATCACATCACCTATAGTTTCAAGGACCAGTGATTCATGAAGGAATTCTGGCTCTGCTTCGTGCCCCTTTTCGTCGCCGTTGACGCCATCGGCGTGCTGCCCCTTTTCATGAACCTGACCGACGGCGTGGAAAAGAAACGGGTGAGAAAAATCGTGCTCCAGGGCCTGGTCACCGCGCTCGTGGTGGCGATCGTGTTTCTTGCGATCGGCGAGCTCATCCTCAAATTTCTCGGGATCACCGTCGCCGATTTCATGGTGGCAGGCGGCAGCCTCCTGTTCGCGTTGTCGCTCTCCGACCTTCTCGCGGTTGAAAAACACCATAGGAAAATCGACGTCCAGGGACTCGGCGCGGTGCCGATCGGCGTGCCGCTCATCGTGGGCCCGGCGGTGCTCACCACGTCGCTGCTTCTCCTGCGTCAATACGGCATGGTCCCCACTATCACCGCCGTCGTGCTCAACGTGGTGATGGCCGGGGTCGTGCTGTGGTTTTCCCAGGCGCTTATCCGCGTCGTGGGCAAGACGGGCGCCAAGACCGTTTCCAAGCTCGCGAGCCTTTTACTTGCGGCCATCGGTGTGATGATGGTGAGAAAAGGAATCATGTTGTTTTTAATACGGTAAAATGTTTTTTTTGTGGGGAGGTCGCCATGCGCCCTTCCAGTTGGGCGCGCAAAATCCCTCGCTCCGGCCCTGTCGCGCTCCACATTATTACCAATAATTTCGCATTTAAAAACTTGCGCGGCCGGTCCTTCTGCCCCCCTCCTGGGTGCAGCCGGGTACCGACAGCTGCAAGTCCGAAATTTCCGCTAGGCGCACCCGTGCAGTTGAAACGGAACCTAATAAATGGATCTTAATTTTTCTTGCATATTTGATTGGGACGGAGTGATCATTGACTCGTC
The Chitinivibrionales bacterium genome window above contains:
- a CDS encoding acetate--CoA ligase family protein, producing MSFEKLLTPNSVAVVGASANPDKVGYAVLNNIITGGYKGALYPVNPKADEILGKKCYKTLSEIPGEIDSVVVVVKRDQVVPIMAECADKAIKAVIIITAGFAETGEEGKKLQREITEIARRADMTVLGPNCLGVINPFFRLNASFGQPMGEPGPIAFMSQSGALITAVQDIAASSRIGFSLLVSMGNKAAFDEVQLLENLRYDGNTKVIAAYLEDISRGQDFMRVAERVGKQKPIVILKAGRTQAGARAASSHTGSLAGADAAYDSAFERTGVIRVDSVEHLFDVSTALASQPLPAGDRIAIVTNAGGPGIMMTDALEMAGLTVAKLDDETIAKLRGLLPEAAAVRNPVDVLGDAKGERYGSAMEILLASPAIDGLVVILTPQKMTDDVGTAREIVRVSKQFNKPVLTCFMGANIVAGGVAILRENKIPQYGIPERTAKTMKEMVDYARYKARRLRMVERFAVNRNPVIKLLRSYRNRNTHEIGEFDSKAILKAYNFDVPRGILATSVPEAVRFAAEAGFPLAMKISSPDILHKSDVGGVRIGLTNTAAVEDAFELMMLRIRRKLPDAEIRGVLLEKMAMAGREVILGMKRDPQFGPMLMFGLGGIFVEVLKDVTFGLAPVTAAECLKMMESVKTYRLLKGARGEKPVDMDAIVLNLQRLSQLVMDFPEIEEVDINPLKVGQEGDGALVVDARIILAKEPE
- a CDS encoding GNAT family N-acetyltransferase gives rise to the protein MNDWKERYRDKLTYANAAIGKIRPGARIFIGTGCGQPQLLVAELVSGNNEIIDAEIYHLLTQGEAPYISEEYVKKFRTCSFFLAPNVREGIASGRGDYVPIFLSEIPSLFKQGRIPLDVALIQTSPPDKNGNMSLGISVDIVKAAAENSLMVIAEVNERMPRTYGDSFIPADLVDYMVESDRPIIEYSLPQPDPATDAIARNVASLVEDGATVEVGIGHIPQAVLRYLGEKNDIGIHTEMFNDAIIPLVEKGVINGSHKSINRGRITASFCLGTRKLYDYIHENPMFEFRPSEYVNDPFVIAQHNKMVAINVALEVDMTGQVCSDSIGFNFYSGVGGQVDFNRGAVRAKEGKAIIALPSTAKQWTKSRIVPRLTEGAGVVLTRADVHYVVTEYGIAELFGKNIRERVLALAQVAHPDYRNEILKEAKTRNYIYMDQKDLPLAGVPKPGEFEVVKPLADGTQLFFRPIRATDDKLFRDMCYALSERSIAFRFFKPIKAFPHRFIQDFTGVDFSKDMVIVGLVQDMGGEQMVGLGSYHLNKATNKAEVSFLVRDEWQAKGIGTDLLDMLTDIAKKRGVLGFDAEVLAQNQPMLAVFFNSGYQVSTKKLEDLYHITYSFKDQ
- a CDS encoding MarC family protein; the protein is MKEFWLCFVPLFVAVDAIGVLPLFMNLTDGVEKKRVRKIVLQGLVTALVVAIVFLAIGELILKFLGITVADFMVAGGSLLFALSLSDLLAVEKHHRKIDVQGLGAVPIGVPLIVGPAVLTTSLLLLRQYGMVPTITAVVLNVVMAGVVLWFSQALIRVVGKTGAKTVSKLASLLLAAIGVMMVRKGIMLFLIR